In the Salvia miltiorrhiza cultivar Shanhuang (shh) chromosome 8, IMPLAD_Smil_shh, whole genome shotgun sequence genome, TCCCTAAAATAGAATTACTTACAAAACTAAAGAAATGATCAAGGATAGAAAGTAATGAGTTAGTCGTTTTTGGTTGTGCACCTAAAGGCTGGTGGTGAATTATAATCGAACGTATACAGATTTAATCGGTGATTTGTTGTCGAATTAcaaattatacctagtgttgtttGGAAAATCGAGAGAGAAAAACAAAGTTGAGAGCACGAAAGTCTGATTGCTATAGTATTGCAAGTGAAGATAACGTAGTTTACAAAGTGCGTATGCatgtctatttatagattacaagctaatggcaaaatagtaaattcattgCTAAAACATGCGCCCCGTGTGGTCgaggatataatagtaaatttgcCCTTAGTCAGGAGATTTCTccgctcttttggtgatttctctggcgaaagccattcctctggcgggggtgacttctctgacagAGGCCATTTCTCTAATGAAGACCGTTCCTCTGACAAGGCCCGTTTCTCTGACCAAAACCGTTTCTCTGACggcatccgttcctctggcgaggtccgtttCCCTGATAaaggtcattcctctgctctgcatatattactcctcatcagctactcccccctctggtctgactagttcgctctggaTCAGAGTAATCTAGTCATAGTGTTCGCCCGCGTGGctgacgtcatccgcattaaatgcccgtCCCTTCACAGTATGCTTTTCCGTACTTCGAGGTTATTTTTTAATCCTCGTGTCCTTTCGCCTCCCCGTAAAAATCCTTGACCGTCGATTATTTTCCCAGTGCCACGTGTCGCTCATCCCGCTAGTTAGTGATTGCCCGCGTATGTTATACTTAGGCGGTTCAAATCCTTACTGTTCATTTTCTCCATTTTTATTCCGCATAATTTCCTCGCGATTTTCCGGCGATCTTCCTCCTGCTCCGGCGATTACCTTGCGACCTTTCCGCTCCAGTCCTTTCTGTCGACCCTAAAGAGTATTTGACTTAGGTAAATCGCATACCCTCCTCCCCCGATACTTGTATTTAGTGTAGAgtatttttgaaattgttggtgctctgattgagcgtgaaaACCCTAAGATTTTTAAGTTTTTCCGATCATGGCCTCTACCTCCGGCGCCCAACCCTgccttctccctctccctctcctcaGGCTACTCCGCCTTCTTCTCCTCCCCAGGACCCCTCGGTTGCTCCCCTTTCTGTCGAGCCCGCCACTCCCCGGGATTCTCCAGCTGCCTCTGAATCTCCTCCCCCTACCCCCAGGACTCCCAAAACTATTCCTGCCTCCCGGTTAGGTTTTGCGGAGATGGAACGGATGTTCGAGAAATGTAGACGTCCGGAGGGCTGAACCTTCGAGCCTTATTCCAAGGCCTCCGAGCCTTTCAGCAAACTACACATGAATAAAATCCCCCTCTTCCGAGCCCAAATAGAAGCTGGTTTAAGGCTTCCCCCCTGCTCTCCTAGTGGATGTTTGCAACCATTTCCACGTCCCTTTCTTCCAGGTGGCCCCTTCTACTCTTCGGAGGCTGTTTGCCTTCCACATCCTTTGCACAGCCTACGGTGTCCAAGACACCACCAAACTATTCCTCCAGACCCAAACCCTTAGATGGCAGGGCAACCCCTTGTATAGTTTTGCTACCCGTAAGACCTATCCCACCTCCTTCCTTAATTCCCTCAACTCTCATGATAAGGGCTTTATGTCcttttattgttttgtaaaAACTAATAGGGGCACCTGGCGCCAGTATGGTGCCCACGAACTGCAGTGGCATGAATCTCGGACTAGTTATAAGCCCCCCGCTCCGGGAAAACCCAGCAATTTTAACTTAGGGATAATAAGCTCCCTTAATACTATGAATAGAGAGGATCCCTTCCCTTGTAAAGAGATAGCTGAGAATAATCAGGCCCTAGCTGCCACCGGCTTGTTTCCTTTATATCCCCGCGGATCTATAGGTAAAATTAAACGTTAGTAGGTATGCACAAATTATTATTACCTTAGTTCTTGTTGATAAAGTTGTCTTTGTTCGCAGGGATGTCGTGGAGATCAAAGTGCCGAGCCACACTCCTGTCTGATCGTCCCTCTGGCGATGAGGGGCAAGGCTCTGAGCAGCCCGCAGATCCTGGGCTAGACATCTCCCGGATGGTGATTGATGCTCCCGAGGAGACTACGCCCGTGCAGCGTTTCCCCCCTGGCAAGGGGAAAAATATGGAAGTGCTGACCTTGTTCAGCCCCGACAGCCAGGGGGCTggtggctctggctctggcggAGCTGGCAGAGAGTCCGCCATTCCTGTGGTGGACGTTGATGACGACCTTTCCATCTCCGCCTTGGTCCGGGACATCCCGACTCCCGCTTCTCGTCAAATCCAACAGAAGAGGAAGGCCGCCGTGCAGGCCCTTGCAGAGAAACGACGCAAGAAGGACCCTAGCAAGGCCGACAGACTCGTGGACCCAGAGGTTGGGTCAGCAGGTGGAGCGGAGGCTGCCTCCGTGGATGCTGAGGGGAGTAAGGTTCCGGCCCTGCCCGCAGGGGAATCAGGGGCTTCTGGCTCCAGGCCAATCTCGTCCCTAAAGGGGCGACACTTCGTCCGCACTTTGCTTTCTCATATCCATCCTAAGGATAGGGAGACCACAGGCAAATTGAAACGGGCGACATTGGCTAACCAGCTCAGCcaattggctcttcaggtaccctgcatttTTACCTTGTTTAAACGATTTTATTACTaaccttttgatttctctgctctgacgcttTTCCCTTCGTTTCTCTACAGCTGGAGTCCCGTGTGGGCGAGGCCATCCAGTGCATCGATGACTACGATGCAGTGGAGAAGGACCtggagaaagagaaggagcGGACGGCGAGTCGCGATGAAGAGGTCGCGGGCATGGTGGAGCAATACAGCAAGGCCGAGGCAGATGTGGCTGAGCTGAAGGCAAAACTTGCCCAGGCCGAGGTGGAGAAGGCCTCTCTGGCCTCTGAACTGGAAAGGGCCAAGAAAGAGGGGTATGATAATATCGTCCGATTCCGAATGAGGTATCTGGAGGAGCACCGGGAATCCCGGCGCAACTGAAAGGCAGCTTGCGAGGGTGCCCAGAATCGGGGCTATGTGATGGGGGCCAGGGACCAGCGCCTGGAGTTCTTCCTCTCTCCCCAGGGCCAACAATTCCTGGGTATGATGTTCGAAGGTACTTTGGCGGCCTTTCAGCGGACTCCGGACTATCTTGAGGGCTTTTCCCAAATCTTCGCCCACGTGATAAAAGAAATATCTGTGAAGACGACGGAGTTATTGGGAGCATCAGCGGAGCAAGCCGATGCCCTGGACATGGGAGCTCTGATGGATCACATCAAGGATGAAGATCTGAACAGGTTGCTGGGCATCACTGCCGAGTCCCCAGAGAAGCCAGGGTGGTGGTATCCGGTCCTGGAGAAGGCCCTTCCCCAATTCGCCTTTGGGGTCTGCTCTGAACCGGCACCCACTGCCCCTGTATACTGGCCTTCCTTCTGTGCTTCCCTGACGAAATTCGTGAATCAACTGAGGGGCCAGGCTGGTGTTGGTCCTCTGGGGTTCTCGCAGTTTGGCCTGGAGCCTCCTCTGCCCTCTGGCTTTAAGGCCTTCTACTTCGAAGACCGTGCGTCCTCCTCTGCAGCCGTTGATCAGCTTTACGCCCTGTATAAAGATGAAACAACATATACCCAAGAGGCGTTAAAGTTGATTGACGTGGAGGCTCGTCTCCCTGCGGTGAGGGATTCGGGCACTTTGCCGGTGTTTGAAGAAGGGGGTCCCTCTGGCGAGGCTTCTGAAGCTGCCGCTCCTGCTGGTCCATTAGCTCCACTCATCTCGGCCTCTGCTCCTCCGGACTCCACTACCCCTGCTCCTGCTCCTCCCTCCTGACTGCGTCCGCTTTATTCTCCCTTTTGCTTTCAGAGTTCTTATAATCTTAACTTTGTAAACACTTTATGTTATTTTGATCATACTGTACAGCTTTTGCCGCTTTGGCGTTATCAATGAATTTTCTTCATGACTTCTGTCTCCTTTTGATTTTTGTTCTGGCTTTGCATCAATCTCTCATTCGCATTGTTTTACTGTTACTGTTAATATGAGCTTGTACTTTGAAACTTCAAGGTGTGGCAGTTGTTTCTTCCGTGTGAAGTaggattattatattttttgtcGAAGTgtttatgattcctctggttgGCTTCCCTTTGAGTGGTTTCTCTGGTTATTCTTCACGTTTGGCTTCTCGGAATGATTCTTCTGGATGGTCCCTCCAAATGATTTCCCTGACTCCTCCCTTGTGGTTTTCTCTGTCTCCTCCCGcggggatttctctgacttatCTTCGGGGATTCCTCTGACTTTTTGCTTCCAGCAATTCCTTTGCTGGTTCTCTTCTTGTCGActggaacactctgcgcggagcatggaagatccggggggtgcaaccaactttcgcggcttacgattcaacagaaaccctctgcgcggagcatggaagacccggggggtgcaaccaacttttgcggcttacgattcaacagtaatcctctgcgcggagcatggaagacccggggggtgcaaccaacttttgcggcttacgattcaacagtaaccctctgcgcggagcatgaaagacccgaggggtgcaaccaactttcgcggcttacgattcaacagtaatcctctgcgcggagcatggaagacccggggggtgcaaccaactttcgcggcttacgattcaacagtaaccctctgcgcggagcatggaagacccggggggtgcaaccaactttcgcggcttacgattcaacagtaaccctctgcgcggagcatggaagactcggggggtgcaaccaactttcgcggcttacgattaagagaacaccctgcacggagcatggaaggcccggggggcgcaaccaactttcgtgggtTACggttaaatagtaaccctctgcgcggagcatggaagacccggggggtgcgaccaactttcgcggcttacgattcaagTGATTCATTTGATCCGCCTTTGATGTTTGCTTTTCCCTCGACTTGGTAAGTagcaatttgaatttgtttttcccttttttccCTTAGCTTGCTTAGCAATTGGTATTAAATTTGTGAATTGTgggtatataccctactcccccctctggtgtcatatgcaatgctctgcatgaacatgttaagtaaaatATGCAACTTGGAAAGCAATAACTTAAAGTAAATGAGTCAACatcagggaattccctagaaccacgtatccgattttattgatatcatggccccgaacctcgttaaaacccatgtggggaaaaagagtattcggtctacaatttgTCATGTCATCAAATAACATTATACATAGAACCTTTTTCAAGGTGTtgatattccatggtctggggagagctctgccgtctggatccgacaGAGTGTACGCTCCGCCGCCCAAGACCTCAGTTATGATGAAGGGCCCTTCCCAATTAGGTTCAAATTTCCCTACTGGCTTCAATGCATCGGCCCTTTTGAGGATTAAATCACCCTTAGCTAGCTTCCTTGCTTTGACTCTCTTGTCGTATCCTGCCTTGATGATGCTTTTatacttcgctgctctgacttgaGCTTCATCTCTCTGTGCTTCTACCAGGTCAAGCTCTGCTTTGCGGAGTTCCGAGTTTTGCTCTGTGTTGTAAGTTGTGATGCGATATGATTCCAATATGGCCTCTGCTGGTATTACTGCATTGGATCCATATATCAAGGTGAAAGGCGCCTCTCCGTTtgctgtctttgggctagttcggtaggcccaaaGGACAGTATCCAACTCCTCGACCCATTTCCCTTTGCTTTGATTCAGCTGCTTCTTGATTCCCTCGCATATTGATTTGTTTGCCAACTCCACTTGCCCATTTGCTTGGGGATGAGCCACGGACACAAAACGTTGGGTGATGTCCATTCGATCACATAAATCGGCGATCCTCTGCCCAGTAAATTGAGTTCCATTGTCTGACATGATGATTCTGGGGACTCCATATCGGCAACATATGTTTCGCCAGATGAATCGCTCCACTGTCACTTCGTCAATTTTTGCCACAGCCTCAGCTTCCACCCACTTGGAGAAGTAATCCACTGCCACGATGAGAAAACACTTGCCCCCTGGTGTCAGTGGGCAATTTCCCGACGATGTCTATGCCCTATTTGTCAAATGGGCATGCCGCGTACATGACCCCCATGGTTTCTCCTGAGACATTGATTTTCCCagcatgtctctggcaagcctCGCATTTGCGGAAGAATTCCCTGGCATCTTTGTTGATATTTGGCCAATAaaaccctgcccgaatgatttttTCGTACGAGATCTCTAAATCCCGTGtgaccaccacagcaacctgcatgaatttcttttaaagcaaaattagcctcttcgggagataagcattttaatAAAGGGTGGGTGAAAGATCGTTtgtagagttgatcattgatcaaGCAATAATTCTCGTATCGAGCCCTTTGATTTGATTCTTTGCTCAACCGTTCCCCTGTTTTAAGAAAGTGTATAATTGGGGCCCGCCAATCATCCCGAATTTCCACTGAAAAGACCTGTGAAGTCCTCATTTCTCTGGTATTGCAGAGCAGCGTAATCTCATCGCTCCACGTCTGTTCCACTGCGCTGGCCATTCGCTCCAACAAGTCTGCCTTTGTATTCTCTTCCCGGGAAATCTGCTCGATTTTAAACTCCATAAATCTTTGCTTCAGTTCATTGACCTTGCAGTGGTATGCTTTCATCCTATGTTCTTTTATATGGTAACCTCCAGAGAATTGTTGGGCCACCAACTGGGAATCAGTTATGATGATGACACATTCTGCCCGCAGCTCCGACAAAATGTGCGCTCCTCTGACCACAGCCTCGTACTCAGCCTCGTTGTTGGACATTTTGCAAGTAAATTTTATGGCGAATTGGTATACATCCGAGCTTGGGGAAACAATATACACACCAATTCCGCATCCCTCCTTTGTGACTGACCCATCCACAAAAGCTATCCAGAACTCTTGTACCGGGCGGACGAGTAGTTTCTTGAATGAAGTCTGCAAGGGCCTGCGCCTTAATAGCCATCCTTGGCTCATATTCCACGTCGTACTCCCCTAGTTCCACGGCCCACTTCACCATTCTCCCCGACAAATCTGGACGCCACAACACCTGCCTGATAGGTAAAGCAGTTCGCACCACTACCCGATATGATAAAAAATAGGGCCTCAATTTTCGTgccgtgaccatgactgccagagcagccttttcaATCTCGGAGTAATTCAACTCAGGGCCCTGAACGATCCTGCTGACGAATTAAATTGGTTTCTGATGACTCTCTTCctctctgataagcacagaaCTGACTAACTCTTTTCCCACTGCTATGTATAAGTACAATGTCTCTCCCGGGACTGGCTTAGTCAGAGTTGGGAGCTCCGCTAAGTAGGCCTTGAGATCCTCAAAAGCTATTCGGCATTCCGCTGTCCACCGAAATTTAGTACCCTTCctcaatattttgaaaaatggcaAACTTCGTTCTGCTGACCGTGAGATGAActtgctcagagcagtgatccgcccattcagagtctgtacttccttgattcctctgggtggGGTCATATCCATAATGGCTTTGACCTTGTCGGTATTGACTTCGATTCCCACAGGAGTGACTTTGTATCCCAAGAATTTTCCCGTGGTAACCCCAAAGGTGCACTTCGCCGGGTTGAGCATGAGCCGATGATTTCTGATCACCATGAAAACCTCTTCCAGATCAGAGACATGGTCCTCCGCTCTGACGCTGCGCacaagcatatcatcaacatataccGATATGTTTTTGGAGAGTTGTTCCTTGAAAACTTTTTCCATCATTCGCTGGTAGGTAGCCCCCGCATTTTTCAACCCAAACGGCATGCTCCTCCAACCAAAAACCCCGCAGCAAACGACAAAAGCTGTTTTAGCGATGTCCCCTCTGTTCATTTTCACTTGATGGTATCCctggtacgcatccatcattGACAATAAGGCACACCCCGAAGTGGAGTCCATAAGCTGAtcgatcctcggcagaggatagtggtccttggGGCAGGCGGCATTTAAATCCCTAGAATCCATCGCACATACGCCAGGTGTTTATTTTCTTTGCCACCATCACGGCGTTCGATATCCACTCTGGATACTGTACTTCTTCGATATGGCCCGCGTCCAGCAGCCCTTGGACCTGTTCCCTAATCGCAGCGTCTTTCTCAGCACCGAAATGCCTTATTCTTTGTTTCACCGGTTTGATCTTAGGATCCACATTAAGGTAGTGTTCCGCCAACTCTCTGTCTATTCCCTTCAGATCGGTTGTGCTGAAGGCAAACACGTCCGCATTTCTCCTAAGGCAGCTGATTAACTCTTCTCTGGTTTGGTCATTCATGGAAGACCCAATCTTGGTTTGGAAACCTTCTCGCCCAGGAAATAATTCTATCATATTACAAACATCGCTAGTGGAGACCAGAGCGGATTTCTCTGTACTGTCCCGATCTTTTAACAACTCCGCCAACTCCTGTCGCTCCTCTACCGGAGCAGTGATTTCGCACACTTTCCCTTTTTTCCGAGCGTCTGATCCCTCTGTtattctttcccttttctgccccgaAGAGTGTGTAAGCATCTGCACATGGCACGCTTTCGACATTTTTTGGTCGCCCCATACTTCTCTCACTCTTCCCCCAccgatggggaatttcatcttTAGGTGGAACATGGAGATGATTGCTCTGAACGTCGTCAAGGCAGGGCGGCCGAGTATCACGTTGTAGGATGGTTTCGGCATACCCACTACCAGGAATCGTATTACCCTGGTTTTGCTGGCATCCGCGTTGCCAAGACTTAGCGACAACTCCACAAAACCTATCGGCATAATCATTTCTCCTCCAAACCCAAATATCGGGGCGTTTCGTTGGTTCAATGTGGGCCTCGACTCCCATGTTCTAGAGATACTCCAGATATAAAATGTTCACCGCACTGCCCAAGTCCACGAAGACGCAATGGACAATGCAACCGGCTATGTCAACTGTGATCACCAGCGCATCGTCGTGCGGATACATAAGCGTTCTCAGGTCCTCTGCCCCGAAGCTGATGACTGGCTCCTCTGCCGCGCCCAGTGATCTCAATCACGTGCTTGGGATAGTACCCTGATTTCACTGCGCGTACAACTTGTTTCTTGGCCCTATTGGATGTTGGAATCCCATTTTCCCCAAAAATCATATGTACTTCTCTTCGGTATGGGAAGGGAGGTAACCGAACCTCTGCTGCCCCTCGGCGGTTATCATGGTTTTCCTCTGGTCtactgtcacagcccactatcccaatgacgggttaaccggggttatgacttggggtgaacaataagaaatggaaatggacaattacttaacattaaagtatatggaaatgtcactcatagataaaatgctaggatcatatatgattatttggatacacataattgagaactgattaaggtggttacccaataacacgtatcacaacttcatatcatagagctatcctaatcaagtgttttgcagcggaaaacgtgtgagatatacatatgaagatgtatactcaaggttacatttcttgaaatgtcaaaggaacacccgctcaacatcattccattccatcaactgctcaacctgcacatttagaaatacatgcagggctgagtataaaaatactcagtgggcatagccgaaaatacattcatgcatacatatataaattgaactgccataacagtaacacacaggggttttcttaaatgacctgcgcttactaaaatatttctttcattttcataaagtcgatcggccgatcattttccttcatatgatccatatctgttcctttctgtcacgcgccgggaaggaggcctccttaccacggacgccaagaccggtcgcaagcgactcgcggtctccatgagtgtacacgttaaccctagctagcgacctttgtctagcataggatcccaattggatttcctttaaagttggcgaaccaacacagataggatacatataaaaacataaacatttttggcagtcaatcatttcataaacatttcatttcatttcatttcatgaacatttcattttcatttcataagagtcatttatcatttgggcataataataaactgaaattaacagttaaaatcatctcatgcatatattcgtataagaggcctacgacacgcaggggatctctatatacgtatagtaaaagtaatgcccacctggataggcaaagcctgaagatcataatcacataacctgtcttgggaaaacagtgctaatccccttggtccacaaagcctacaagaaattctattcttaataggtctccttgaatctaatcttaagtcatggtgtagtgcttaacattctatgattcacttagccgggtttttaatgaataaataattaaaaacatttctcttgagttaagaacaccaacaatattcttactcatctttctttaataattggaattataaataaaaccaattaaatcataaatactttttatttcatgatgcaaatgaaatgtcatgtcatgcttagcatatgataagtaattacttaaaatatgcacttaataataatttaatattattataaaaattatcctttaaataaattaatcaaactaataatagttcaattaattaaaaataagaaagcccaatttaattaattgaaggcaatccaaagtctttaaaataattaatcaaactaattaatagtctaattaaataaaatagggaagccatttaaatagatgaaatagagctcatgcttaaataaataatagcccatataaatttaaaagatgaggcccaactcaataaaatatgaatggcccagactgaataaaataaatcgggcccagctaaataaaattaaaaatcggtccaagcttttaaaaatcgcagcccaaatttatttaaaaatcgaagcccatcactcataaaaatcggcccaaatactcggcccaaataaggaaataacaaagcccaacctttaaaattttcggcccataTGCTCAAGCCCACTCCAAAGCCCAACACCCCCAACCCTTCTCTATCTTCTCCCTATCAGCCGCACACCCTCTCTTATCTCTCATCTCACGActgctctctctccctctcgactgCTCTATCTCTCCCTCTCGGACTCACGGCCGCACGCCCACCACTCCCGGCGGCGAGCGCCGCTCCGGTCACTTCTCCCTCGAATCCCCCTGCTCTCTCTTTCCCCCTTGGCGACGACGagtgccgccgcctccctcggcctcTCTCTCGGCGACTGCAGCAGATAGGCTGCCGCCGATTCTCCCTCCTTGGAAACGGTGAGATCGCCGCTCCCTCCTCCTGGAACTCCGGCGAACGACAGCTATATGCCGCGCTGCCTTCACCTCCGGCAACCGCAGCGATGCCACGGCCGCCTCCTGTTCCTACCCGACACCTACAATGACCAGCCGCCCCCATCAAACTCCCAGCGACAAACGACGAGGTTGCTGCCGACAGCAACAACCAGCCGCACCGCCGTGGAAGCTCGCCGGGGAGCAGCGACAGCCGCTGACGACACTCGGTTCTCCCTCCTCAGATCGACggcagcaaggccgccggccGTCACCCCTCTTCGGTCTCCAGCGAGCAAAACAGACGGCCACCACCGCCGTGCCCTAGCTACTGCCTCCATCTTCCCTTTGTTCGGTCCGACAACAGCTAATAGCCACCGCCGTTGCCGCCCTGACTCCCGACTCTCACATCCCTTCCTCGCAGACACTCTCCAAGCAGAGATACCCCACGAGTTCTATTCTTGTTTTAGTTATCAGTATTTTCATTTCATGCACATATCTTATGTTCTTATGGAGCAGTGATTGGTAcacaaataaacaaaacataggCAACAAACTATCAGTTCTTATATCTCATTATCTGTATTCTCATTGTATGAAACATTTACATTTCGTTGTCTTTATTGTTATGTAAACTCAGTTATAGATGGACATATGAACAAACATAAAGctgtatatgtgtgtgtttaCTGCTATGAATTGAAGAAAAACCTTGAGGGTTAATGATGGTTGGTGCTTGGTGGCTTCTTTTGTGCGTTCTTGCCTTCTTGAATGCAGATGAGAAAAATGCAACATGTCTTTTGTGTAGAATGAGTAAAGTCTCTTTGGTATGAGTAAAGTCTCCATGATTTGATATAATTGAGATATGGCAGAGAGGTGTGGAGAGTAGGTGGGAGAAGggagggagtaggtgggtgtAATAATAGGTATTGATGGTAGGGATTGAAAAAGTCATGATGATGATGGCAGTAGAGTGGCGGATAGGAGTTGTAGGGTGTAGGTGTAGATgggagtaataaaataaaataaaataaaaatcttccgggttgtactatgaaaactgtaataatcgttcagtgttcgttaaataaaatagttcgtgtaaatGATCGAtgatcaattaaataaatatgtaatgcatataaatttaataactaaatttacaaatgtttttgtaaatcatttgtgttggaattaaaaataaattctttttctcaatccggcgtgaatcatcttaaatcttaagttcaaaataaattctaaatttaactcagggaaacggggtattacattcctccctccttattaaaattccgtcctcggaattgcatatctggtattctatcttgtgacactagtcattcgtttcattcatctcttttgtggccttttccatcctgtaatggttccactacatgacgagaacaatattattgcctcgtaaaacttgaatcttgcgatcaagtatctggactgatttctcatcacaacttaggtcctggctaggactactttatcttgcttaatcacatgctttcttaattgcgaggtgctatacgtattgtatacatccacaatgcttggtggcagagccaacttataggctacaaaggcctaacttatctaggatctcaaaaggtcctatataacggggtcgtaacttgcccctatttcccgaaacgtataactccctttgagggagaaactttgaggaaaactcgatccccaacattgaattctaattccaatcggcgtttatcggcgtaagacttttgtctatcttgagtttctttgattctttgcttgatgtggtcgactttctcaatcatctgttggaccagttcaggacctaacaacattctttcacccacttcatcttagtaaagtggtgaactaccttaattgtttccttcgtcctaagtcaccttctcagatttgactagggaattctaatatcaaacttttctcatcatcttggtaactttcacttaaagattaatggcactccttctgccatgtaaactcattttctcattttcaaatgattatctaatgggggtttctaagtttctattgtggtggcgttccaactttattcttgctgtagcttctggcactttagccaaagcattcactctcttaacttgagcctactagccttggggttgggttataccttaagtttagttctagtgctttccttccatttcctttttttctttacctcca is a window encoding:
- the LOC130997833 gene encoding uncharacterized protein LOC130997833, translating into MSWRSKCRATLLSDRPSGDEGQGSEQPADPGLDISRMVIDAPEETTPVQRFPPGKGKNMEVLTLFSPDSQGAGGSGSGGAGRESAIPVVDVDDDLSISALVRDIPTPASRQIQQKRKAAVQALAEKRRKKDPSKADRLVDPEVGSAGGAEAASVDAEGSKVPALPAGESGASGSRPISSLKGRHFVRTLLSHIHPKDRETTGKLKRATLANQLSQLALQLESRVGEAIQCIDDYDAVEKDLEKEKERTASRDEEVAGMVEQYSKAEADVAELKAKLAQAEVEKASLASELERAKKEGYDNIVRFRMRYLEEHRESRRN